In Palaemon carinicauda isolate YSFRI2023 chromosome 21, ASM3689809v2, whole genome shotgun sequence, the following proteins share a genomic window:
- the LOC137615121 gene encoding cilia- and flagella-associated protein 251-like, with protein MNFFPFVGRIWNAFEEARQCEVTGTGMKNQIDQFNKQLKSYWILPRLLPDLNTEKPFCTLENGAEETSSEEEIFEFSKETENGGNLQENYEEIEISEASEDNKPEKDNETVEILFEKSSEKKENSDSSESEKEEDILGSSVQNQFSFLPDELGESVEENEDSDEKEESVQNTEDSDDEEKSVQNTEDSEEEENSDSSESGMMEHFLGISIQNRISFLPDEKEESKEEDEESEGEEESEEEDETLVEEEKSEQNTEDSDDEESSVQNTEDSEEEENSDSSESKMEENFWGISIQNRFSFLPDEMEESEEEDEDSYDEEESEQNTDDSEEDESEQNTEDSDEEESIQNTEDSDDDEESEQNTEDSDDEEESEQKTEDSEESEQNTEGSEKEDEETEGEPCKGKGHHLPKQERPKGMPRRGFKGRQKPKRQNAGPKKTSNKDTKAKNRKKQNVEKQPKMHIPRNQFQRNKRMV; from the exons ATGAACTTCTTCCCATTTGTTGGAAGGATATGGAACGCCTTTGAAGAAGCTCGACAATGCGAAGTGACTGGAACTGGAATGAAGAATCAAATCGACCAATTCAACAAACAGctgaaatcctattggatactcccaagactgcttccggatttgaatacagaGAAACCTTTCTGTACACTCGAAAATGGAGCG GAAGAGActtcaagtgaagaagaaattttcgaattttctaaagaaacagaaaatggtggaaatttgcaagaaaattatgaAGAAATAGAAATTAGTGAAGCATCAGAGGATAATAAACCAGAAAAAGATAATGAAACTGTGGAAATCTTATTTGAAAAATCTTCAGAAAAgaaggaaaattcggattcttcagAGAGCGAAAAGGAGGAAGATATTCTGGGCTCTTCCgttcaaaaccaatttagtttcttgcctgacgaattGGGAGAATCAGTGGAAGAGAATGAAGATTCAGACGAAAAGGAAGAATcggtacaaaatactgaagattcagatgatgaggagaaATCAGTACAAAATACTGaggattcagaagaggaggaaaattcagATTCTTCTGAAAGCGGAATGATGGAACACTTTTTGGGCATTTCCATCCAAAACCgaattagtttcttgcctgacgaaaagGAAGAATcaaaagaagaggatgaagaatctgagggagaggaagaatcagaggaagaggatgaaacATTAGTGGAAGaggaaaaatcagaacaaaatactgaagattcagatgatgaagaaagctcagtacaaaatactgaagattcagaagaggaggaaaattcggattcttctgaaagCAAAATGGAGGAAAACTTTTGGGGCATTTCCatccaaaaccgatttagtttcttgcctgacgaaatggaagaatcagaggaagaggatgaagattcatatgatgaggaagaatcggaacaaaatactgacGATTCAGAAGAGGAtgaatcagaacaaaatactgaagattcagatgaggAAGAATcaatacaaaatactgaagattcagatgatgatgaagaatcagaacaaaatactgaagattcagatgatgaagaAGAATCAGAACAAAAAACTGAAGATtca gaagaatcggaacaaaatactgaaggttcagaaaaagaggatgaagaaaCCGAAGGCGAAccctgcaaaggcaaaggtcatcatctgccAAAGCAAGAGCGTCctaaaggaatgccccgcagaggattcaaaggtcgtcaaaagcctaaaagacaaaatGCAGGACCAAAAAAGACCAGCAATaaggacacaaaggccaagaaccgaaagaagcaaaatgttgaaaaacagcccaagatgcacattcccaggaatcagttccagaggaacaaaaggatggtgtaa
- the LOC137615122 gene encoding uncharacterized protein, with protein MYSNFPADFDVSADSGVPLNSGVPAISGVTMYASFPADSGVLLDSGVSADSVVPADSGVPLDSGVPLDSGVPLDSGVPLNSSGSADSGVPADSGVLLNSGVPVDSGGLLNSDIPADFGVTMYSGFPADSVVLLDSVVPSDSGVQLDSGVLVDSGVPAESGVLLDSGVPVDSGVPLVSDVPVDSGVPADYGVPVDSSVPVNSGVPAEYGVPLDSGVPVDSGVPEDSGVLYLPMLCY; from the coding sequence ATGTATTCTAATTTTCCAGCAGATTTTGATGTTTCAGCGGATTCTGGTGTTCCGCTGAATTCTGGTGTTCCAGCAATTTCTGGCGTTACAATGTACGCTAGTTTTCCAGCGGATTCTGGTGTTCTGCTGGATTCTGGGGTTTCAGCGGATTCTGTTGTTCCAGCAGATTCTGGTGTTCCGCTGGATTCTGGTGTTCCGCTGGATTCTGGTGTTCCGCTGGATTCTGGTGTTCCACTGAATTCTAGTGGTTCAGCTGATTCTGGTGTTCCAGCGGATTCTGGTGTTCTGCTGAATTCTGGTGTTCCGGTGGATTCTGGTGGTCTGCTGAATTCTGATATTCCAGCGGATTTTGGTGTTACGATGTATTCTGGTTTTCCAGCGGATTCTGTTGTTCTGCTGGATTCTGTTGTTCCATCGGATTCTGGTGTTCAGCTGGATTCTGGTGTTCTAGTGGATTCTGGTGTTCCAGCGGAATCTGGAGTTCTGCTTGATTCTGGTGTTCCTGTGGATTCTGGTGTTCCACTGGTTTCTGATGTTCCAGTGGATTCTGGTGTCCCAGCGGATTATGGTGTTCCAGTGGATTCTAGTGTTCCAGTGAATTCTGGTGTTCCAGCGGAGTATGGTGTTCCGCTGGATTCTGGTGTTCCAGTGGATTCTGGTGTTCCAGAGGATTCTGGTGTTCTCTATCTTCCAATGCTCTGTTATTAA